A section of the Pseudorasbora parva isolate DD20220531a chromosome 2, ASM2467924v1, whole genome shotgun sequence genome encodes:
- the maptb gene encoding microtubule-associated protein tau isoform X3, protein MDHQDHMNSGQVGDSQHSPGNNIASGVANMTINDGHQRDIKNGTAAHKGPEKSHEPTPEERPQNPVLDDSEATPSFDKDVPLGGTAGAGEEELTLGSPPESGRSSAASVEGEGEQENGERESSVSPRESPMSPYPSPTTLADGLGSGIAGFGSQMKRSPSDKMSDHHSPSGSEEEKEKEGKEIEKSDRRLSDSLRVEEAPRSAITMKEDKEEDKEEEETGVSLVHSSVTPDLTTQKDDNEHETPSHLPMTPEEAKKRGLSFDYTEPQSGLVGWECSSDKTPPESKSPDSCRADPGSPLSLSAAADPTQEESSLTDFQTDAREDEEEVEIPEPEHKDDETTVPPFPQEDVARKMEPKAEEHREIKEAKEIKQDKYLEPSNDDHIVTVHSVATPVPVAKPEPDAVKTNDAIKPSAQDTPTKAPSQAAPVKESPAKKQKKPVATVAATPSPKSAPKLQKTPSKDAAPARKASVPSKAKAGVGATPEKKVGDAKTKTVGAKPHGVGTKMPAASRMEQRKTGPGSIERADSPKTPDRSGCSSPASRSSTPGQQVKKVAVVRTPPKSPGSLRTRAPIAPVAPMPDLKNVKSKIGSTENIKHQPGGGKIQIVHKKIDLSNVQAKCGSKDNIHHKPGGGNVEIKSEKLDFKAQSKVGSLENIGHVPRGGQKRSEKGKEAEPQAANASSNGDAVHSNHVDMTFDLPSTEGNSLVKSEGLN, encoded by the exons ATGGACCATCAGGACCACATGAATTCTGGACAGGTGGGTGACTCTCAGCACTCTCCTGGGAACAACATAGCATCTGGTGTAGCCAACATGACCATCAATGACGGACATCAACGAGACATAAAGAACGGGACAGCAGCACATAAGGGACCAG AGAAGTCACATGAACCAACGCCTGAAGAGAGACCCCAAAACCCTGTTTTAGACGACTCGGAAGCCACGCCCTCATTTGATAAAGATGTGCCATTGG GAGGAACAGCAGGAGCTGGAGAAG AAGAGTTAACACTCGGAAGTCCGCCAGAGAGTGGCCGGAGCAGTGCGGCATCAGTGGAAGGGGAGGGAGAGCAGGAGAATGGGGAAAGAGAGAGCTCTGTCAGCCCACGGGAATCACCGATGTCCCCATATCCGTCGCCAACAACCCTTGCTGATGGTTTGGGTTCAGGGATCGCAGGCTTCGGCAGTCAGATGAAGAGGAGTCCTTCGGATAAGATGTCTGACCATCATAGTCCCAGTGGATctgaggaggagaaggagaaaGAAGGGAAAGAAATAGAGAAGTCTGATAGAAGATTGTCTGATTCTCTCCGTGTAGAAGAAGCACCTAGAAGTGCTATCACCATGAAAGAGGATAAAGAAGAGGACAAAGAAGAGGAAGAAACCGGAGTTTCCTTGGTACACAGTTCTGTGACCCCAGACTTGACAACCCAGAAAGACGACAATGAACACGAAACCCCTTCTCATCTTCCCATGACCCCAGAGGAAGCTAAAAAACGTGGCCTTTCGTTTGACTACACAGAACCTCAGAGTGGTCTTGTGGGCTGGGAGTGCAGCTCTGACAAAACGCCGCCGGAAAGCAAGAGCCCCGACTCGTGCAGGGCGGATCCGGGCTCACCTCTTTCTCTCAGTGCTGCCGCCGACCCTACCCAAGAGGAATCATCTCTCACAGATTTCCAAACGGATGCTCGGGAAGATGAAGAGGAAGTAGAGATACCAGAACCAGAACATAAAGATGATGAGACCACCGTTCCTCCTTTTCCCCAAGAAGATGTTGCACGCAAGATGGAGCCTAAGGCAGAGGAACATCGAGAAATTAAAGAAGCAAAAGAGATCAAGCAGGATAAATACTTGGAGCCGAGCAATGATGATCACATTGTTACAGTCCATTCTGTTGCAACACCAGTACCTGTTGCCAAACCTGAACCTGATGCTGTCAAAACGAATGATGCCATTAAGCCCAGTGCCCAAGATACACCCACAAAAGCACCAAGCCAAGCGGCTCCTGTCAAAGAATCTCCTGCAAAAAAACAGAAGAAACCCGTCGCTACAGTCGCTGCCACTCCTTCCCCCAAATCTGCTCCTAAACTTCAGAAAACCCCCTCTAAAGATGCTGCTCCGGCCAGAAAAGCAAGTGTCCCATCCAAAG CTAAGGCTGGAGTTGGGGCAACTCCTGAAAAAAAG GTTGGAGATGCCAAGACGAAGACAGTAGGTGCCAAACCTCATGGAGTAGGCACCAAAATGCCCG CTGCTTCACGGATGGAGCAGCGAAAGACAGGACCAGGGTCCATTgaaagag CTGACTCACCTAAAACCCCAGACCGTAGTGGTTGCAGCAGCCCGGCCAGTCGGTCCTCCACCCCTGGACAGCAGGTGAAGAAAGTAGCGGTGGTGCGCACCCCTCCCAAATCACCTGGTTCATTGAGAACCCGTGCCCCAATCGCTCCAGTTGCACCCATGCCTGACCTGAAGAATGTCAAGTCCAAGATCGGCTCCACTGAGAACATCAAACACCAACCTGGAGGCGGGAAG ATTCAGATAGTGCACAAAAAGATCGACCTAAGCAACGTCCAAGCAAAATGCGGCTCCAAGGACAACATTCATCACAAACCAG GAGGTGGAAACGTGGAGATCAAATCTGAGAAGTTGGATTTCAAAGCCCAGTCAAAGGTTGGATCTCTGGAGAACATTGGACATGTTCCTCGTGGTGGACAGAAGAGG AGTGAGAAGGGGAAGGAAGCAGAGCCGCAGGCCGCAAATGCTTCCTCTAATGGGGACGCTGTTCACTCTAATCATGTGGACATGACCTTTGACCTTCCCTCCACTGAAGGGAACAGTCTGGTTAAGTCAGAGGGCCTCA ATTGA